In the Gemmatimonadota bacterium genome, one interval contains:
- the rpiA gene encoding ribose-5-phosphate isomerase RpiA encodes MELTPEESLKRQAAERALDYVESGMVLGLGTGSTVAHFLDLLAAKLSRGALSDIVGVPTSIWTGREARKAGIELIGLADREKVDLTVDGADEVSPDLDLIKGMGGALLREKMVAQASNHVVIIADGSKAVDRLGTVSPLPVEVVEWAPGTHAKFLEGLGAEVRTRRSDDGLPLRSENGNIVLDCRFPDGIDDPAALDAALQSRAGVVETGFFLGLADVAILAFADGIELRERHA; translated from the coding sequence ATGGAACTCACGCCAGAGGAATCACTGAAGCGTCAGGCGGCCGAGCGAGCGCTCGATTACGTCGAGAGTGGGATGGTTCTGGGCCTGGGTACCGGGAGCACCGTGGCACATTTCCTCGATCTGCTTGCGGCGAAGCTCTCCCGGGGTGCGCTCTCGGACATCGTGGGGGTGCCCACGTCCATTTGGACCGGTCGCGAAGCGCGGAAGGCTGGAATCGAACTCATCGGCCTTGCCGACAGGGAGAAGGTCGACCTGACCGTGGACGGGGCCGACGAGGTGTCGCCCGATCTGGACCTCATCAAGGGAATGGGGGGGGCGCTACTCCGCGAGAAGATGGTCGCGCAGGCCTCGAACCACGTGGTGATCATCGCGGACGGAAGCAAGGCCGTAGACCGTCTCGGTACCGTGTCACCGCTCCCGGTGGAGGTCGTCGAGTGGGCCCCGGGAACGCACGCCAAATTCCTGGAGGGCCTGGGTGCAGAGGTCCGGACGCGAAGGTCGGATGATGGCCTTCCGCTCCGAAGCGAGAACGGGAACATCGTGTTGGACTGTCGATTCCCCGACGGTATCGATGATCCGGCAGCACTGGACGCGGCGCTTCAGAGTAGAGCAGGAGTCGTTGAGACGGGCTTCTTCCTCGGGCTCGCCGACGTCGCGATCCTCGCCTTCGCCGACGGCATCGAGCTCCGGGAGCGCCACGCATGA
- a CDS encoding ribulose-phosphate 3-epimerase, whose product MKIAPSILACDFSRLADEIQAVESGGADWIHVDVMDGHFVPNITIGPVITAGARKATDLPLDVHLMIEQPDRYLEAFVSAGADWLTVHAEACTHLHRTVQRIRELGARPGVAINPATPLASVTDVVPYIDLLLVLSVNPGFGGQSYITTSTAKVQNARALLDEMGSGAELEVDGGVDPGNVGEIQAAGATVVVAGSAVYGHVEGAGAGVRSIRDALSGKA is encoded by the coding sequence ATGAAGATTGCGCCATCCATCCTTGCCTGTGACTTCTCACGCCTGGCGGACGAAATCCAGGCGGTCGAATCGGGGGGAGCCGACTGGATTCATGTCGATGTGATGGACGGCCACTTCGTGCCGAACATCACGATCGGTCCCGTTATCACCGCGGGTGCCCGTAAGGCGACCGATCTTCCGCTCGACGTTCACCTGATGATCGAGCAGCCCGATCGTTACCTCGAGGCCTTTGTCAGCGCCGGCGCAGACTGGCTGACCGTCCACGCGGAGGCGTGCACACACCTCCATCGAACCGTTCAACGAATCCGTGAGTTAGGTGCTCGACCAGGCGTCGCGATCAACCCAGCCACCCCGCTCGCTTCGGTGACCGACGTTGTTCCGTACATCGACCTGTTGCTCGTGCTATCCGTGAATCCGGGCTTCGGGGGGCAGTCCTACATCACCACGAGCACCGCGAAAGTTCAGAACGCGCGCGCGCTCCTGGATGAGATGGGGAGCGGCGCCGAACTGGAGGTCGATGGTGGCGTGGATCCCGGAAACGTAGGGGAAATTCAGGCGGCCGGCGCTACTGTGGTAGTCGCCGGATCAGCGGTATATGGACACGTCGAGGGTGCGGGGGCCGGTGTTCGATCCATCCGTGACGCGCTGAGCGGCAAGGCGTAG
- a CDS encoding Hpt domain-containing protein, giving the protein MTASTSLDPAALARLRKWGGDKLAGQMVRLFLDNSGRRMDQIRAGAAGGDACEAETGSHSLKSSAANVGAHVVRGLACEIESAAASGDMGAVRTIVPGLEDAYSQAIADLETIMDGIEATE; this is encoded by the coding sequence ATGACCGCTTCGACAAGCCTGGATCCGGCTGCGCTGGCGCGCCTCCGCAAGTGGGGTGGTGACAAGCTCGCGGGCCAAATGGTCAGGCTTTTTCTCGACAATTCGGGGAGGCGCATGGACCAGATCCGCGCCGGCGCCGCCGGAGGTGATGCCTGCGAGGCGGAGACGGGCTCCCACTCTCTCAAGTCGAGCGCGGCCAACGTTGGCGCCCACGTGGTGCGAGGGCTGGCCTGCGAGATAGAAAGCGCCGCGGCAAGCGGAGACATGGGCGCAGTCAGAACGATCGTGCCGGGGTTGGAGGACGCCTACAGCCAGGCGATCGCAGATCTCGAAACCATCATGGA
- the aroF gene encoding 3-deoxy-7-phosphoheptulonate synthase, which yields MIIVTKKGVTQDEIDHIRERIESLGLRTHISRGEHRTVIGCVGDESVLEHVPLLSIPGVEAVHEVLKPYKLASKEFSAEPTQVTLGDTTMGGNDIVVIAGPCSVEGIDMLTATALHVHAAGARALRGGAFKPRSSPYSFQGMGEDGLKMLADVRSETGLPVVTEVMDTRQVDLVASYADVLQIGARNMQNYALLTEVGRLRRPVLLKRGMAATLKDLLLAAEYVMSQGNSNIILCERGIRTFATETRNTFDLAAIPVLKRETHLPVIADPSHAGGRRHLVAPLSYAAIAAGADGLIVEVHPDPETATSDGDQSLDFAEFDAFMDGLRPFVAAAGRGIATRRGSEAA from the coding sequence ATGATCATCGTGACCAAGAAGGGCGTAACACAAGACGAGATCGATCACATTCGAGAGCGCATCGAGTCGCTCGGACTGCGCACGCATATCTCTCGGGGCGAACATCGGACCGTCATCGGGTGTGTGGGCGACGAGTCCGTGCTCGAGCACGTACCGCTGCTCTCGATCCCCGGGGTCGAGGCCGTGCACGAGGTGCTCAAGCCGTACAAGCTCGCCTCTAAGGAGTTTTCGGCGGAGCCCACCCAGGTAACGCTCGGCGACACCACGATGGGTGGAAACGACATCGTGGTCATCGCCGGACCCTGTTCCGTGGAAGGCATCGACATGCTGACCGCCACAGCGCTGCACGTACACGCGGCCGGCGCCCGGGCGCTGCGCGGTGGGGCGTTCAAGCCCCGCTCGTCCCCGTACTCGTTCCAGGGAATGGGCGAGGACGGCCTCAAGATGCTTGCGGATGTGCGTAGCGAGACGGGCCTACCGGTTGTCACCGAGGTCATGGACACCCGTCAGGTCGACCTGGTCGCCTCGTACGCGGATGTGCTTCAGATCGGGGCGCGCAATATGCAGAATTACGCGCTGTTGACCGAAGTAGGTCGGCTCCGGCGCCCGGTGCTCTTAAAGCGTGGAATGGCGGCCACGCTCAAGGACCTGCTGCTCGCCGCCGAGTACGTGATGAGCCAAGGCAACTCGAACATCATCCTGTGCGAGCGTGGGATCAGAACCTTTGCCACCGAGACTCGGAATACGTTCGATCTGGCGGCGATTCCGGTCCTGAAGCGGGAGACGCACCTCCCGGTCATCGCAGACCCCTCGCACGCCGGTGGCCGCCGCCATCTAGTCGCTCCGCTCTCGTACGCGGCGATCGCCGCCGGCGCCGATGGGTTGATCGTCGAGGTCCACCCGGATCCGGAAACCGCCACCTCGGACGGGGATCAGTCGCTCGACTTCGCGGAGTTCGATGCGTTCATGGACGGTCTCCGTCCCTTCGTGGCGGCGGCAGGCCGCGGAATAGCTACCCGCCGAGGTTCAGAAGCCGCGTGA